In Polaribacter sp. Hel_I_88, the following proteins share a genomic window:
- a CDS encoding LytTR family DNA-binding domain-containing protein, whose amino-acid sequence MNKLYTALIIDDEAPAREGLQNLLKEFSDAIQILGTAKNGIEAQEKIINLQPDIIFLDIEMPGCTGFELLAKLKVIPIVVFCTAYDEYALEAFETNSIDYLVKPIRLERIEKTIQKLKSFENNNYSDEILKVLKKIASKKEAPKMTSITVKKDSKLFFIKLDDVTFFESDSNYVRINSNLESYLSDETISNLTEKLPDNFLRIHRGIIINKNYVNDIQKYFNSRFIITLNDKMKTNLTSGRSYNDVIKNWIS is encoded by the coding sequence ATGAACAAACTGTATACTGCTCTTATTATTGATGATGAAGCTCCTGCAAGAGAAGGTTTGCAAAATTTATTAAAAGAATTTTCTGATGCAATTCAAATTTTAGGCACTGCAAAAAACGGAATTGAAGCCCAAGAAAAAATCATAAACCTACAACCAGATATTATTTTTTTAGATATAGAAATGCCAGGTTGCACAGGTTTTGAATTATTAGCAAAATTAAAAGTGATACCAATTGTTGTTTTTTGCACAGCTTATGATGAATATGCATTAGAGGCGTTTGAAACCAATAGCATCGATTATTTGGTAAAACCTATAAGATTAGAAAGAATCGAAAAAACAATTCAAAAATTAAAATCTTTTGAAAATAATAATTATTCGGATGAAATTTTGAAGGTTTTAAAAAAAATTGCGAGTAAAAAAGAAGCTCCAAAAATGACTTCTATCACTGTAAAAAAAGATAGTAAATTATTTTTTATAAAGCTAGATGATGTTACGTTTTTTGAAAGTGATAGCAATTATGTAAGAATCAATTCAAATTTAGAAAGCTATTTAAGTGATGAAACTATAAGCAATTTAACAGAAAAACTACCTGACAATTTTCTGAGAATTCACAGGGGAATCATCATTAATAAAAATTATGTAAATGATATTCAAAAATATTTTAACAGTAGGTTTATCATCACTTTAAATGATAAAATGAAAACAAACCTAACTTCTGGCAGGAGTTATAATGATGTGATTAAAAATTGGATTTCATAG
- a CDS encoding sensor histidine kinase, giving the protein MKRRILLVLILIIPAIIYIIENEPYSLRNLADASHTDLTKPYPYSPFYYIKKDSVNVYQKLKNVDPNWEYIKNTLFNTDLENRETYSPIKLEDDLVLVLKNATQQDSLAFKSVIKELNTLVPSLKIVFFKDYKGMSYNEFLKKNDLNYSNINLISDKNIVFPVLKIRIADFEKEKYIKETTQITSDNLTYTFNNHRDYMWFNTNYFNIYSNFNLADKIPFEEKKQYIKFKLLRLLCLTYPLKSENGAVKEYPKENIFNANNKNPWNRKVTEMDKFLLQKLYAPDFDKQFSDYMYKAYPNRYATFFLNPGLAKLKALIIVFLIGILAFVLSFNYFQNKKFKQSYLNYLMPSLAISVHIANLLIIYMYLTVIYITKYFEQWCAGILTAIILAICCSFLLWIIEKLVIKKHFNFSTKLILKVVITYFVLNLPLIFAYLVSSIQRNRGAEFLQEEPTLPLFIGFFGLALARGLLIYLNQVSLSLVNEKEVELSKLKELHSQAEMKLLQSQINPHFLYNSLNSIASLAKIDADKTQQMAHSLSDLFKYSINRKGKENSTIKDEIDMVKTYLEIEKIRFGEHLQFTIDVDKTLENKEIPLFLIQPLVENAIKHGVSKNVNNGKINIKVEKQHEEITISVADNGPNFPEGLLSGHGLQTVHDLLRLNYKDKASLNWTNHPKKKITITILDKK; this is encoded by the coding sequence ATGAAAAGAAGAATCCTATTAGTTCTTATTTTAATAATTCCTGCAATTATTTATATTATAGAGAATGAGCCTTATTCCTTAAGAAATTTAGCAGACGCTAGTCACACAGATTTAACGAAACCATATCCCTATTCACCTTTTTATTACATTAAAAAAGATAGTGTAAATGTTTATCAAAAATTAAAAAACGTAGACCCAAATTGGGAATATATAAAAAACACCTTATTTAATACTGATTTAGAAAATAGAGAAACTTACTCACCAATTAAATTAGAAGATGATTTAGTATTGGTTCTTAAAAATGCGACACAACAAGATAGTCTTGCTTTTAAAAGTGTGATAAAAGAATTAAATACACTTGTTCCCTCTTTAAAAATTGTTTTCTTTAAAGATTATAAAGGAATGTCTTATAATGAATTTCTTAAAAAAAATGATTTAAACTATTCCAATATAAATTTAATTTCTGATAAGAATATTGTTTTTCCTGTTTTAAAGATTAGAATCGCTGATTTTGAAAAAGAGAAATACATAAAAGAAACTACACAAATAACATCAGATAATTTAACGTATACCTTCAATAATCATAGAGATTATATGTGGTTTAATACAAATTATTTCAACATTTATTCAAATTTTAATCTTGCTGATAAGATTCCTTTTGAAGAAAAAAAGCAGTATATAAAGTTTAAATTATTAAGGTTACTTTGCTTAACCTACCCCTTAAAAAGTGAAAATGGAGCTGTAAAAGAATATCCCAAAGAAAATATTTTTAATGCCAATAATAAAAATCCTTGGAACAGAAAAGTAACTGAAATGGATAAATTTTTATTACAAAAATTATATGCTCCTGATTTTGATAAGCAGTTTAGTGATTATATGTATAAAGCATATCCTAATCGTTATGCAACCTTTTTTCTAAATCCGGGTTTGGCAAAACTAAAAGCATTAATCATCGTTTTTTTAATTGGAATTTTAGCTTTTGTTTTATCGTTTAATTATTTTCAAAATAAAAAATTCAAACAAAGTTATTTAAATTATTTAATGCCTTCATTAGCAATAAGTGTTCATATTGCAAATTTATTAATCATTTATATGTACTTAACAGTCATTTATATTACAAAATATTTTGAACAATGGTGTGCTGGTATTTTGACAGCAATAATATTAGCAATATGTTGTTCATTTTTACTGTGGATAATTGAAAAGCTCGTAATTAAAAAGCATTTTAATTTTTCTACAAAATTGATTTTAAAAGTTGTAATCACTTATTTCGTTTTAAATTTGCCGTTAATTTTTGCTTATTTGGTAAGTTCCATCCAAAGAAATAGAGGTGCAGAATTTTTACAAGAAGAACCAACTTTACCTCTTTTTATTGGTTTTTTTGGATTAGCTTTAGCTAGAGGATTACTTATTTACTTAAATCAAGTTTCTTTATCTTTAGTAAACGAAAAAGAAGTAGAATTGAGCAAACTAAAAGAACTACATTCTCAAGCAGAAATGAAATTATTACAATCTCAAATAAACCCACATTTTTTATATAATTCTTTAAATTCTATTGCGAGTTTGGCAAAAATAGATGCTGATAAAACGCAACAAATGGCACATTCGTTGTCAGATTTGTTTAAATATTCCATTAACAGAAAAGGAAAAGAAAATAGTACTATTAAAGATGAAATTGACATGGTAAAAACGTATTTAGAAATAGAAAAAATTCGTTTTGGAGAGCATTTACAATTTACCATTGATGTTGATAAAACTTTAGAAAATAAGGAAATTCCGTTATTTTTAATTCAGCCTTTAGTAGAAAACGCCATAAAACATGGTGTTTCTAAAAATGTTAATAATGGAAAAATCAATATAAAAGTGGAAAAACAACATGAAGAAATAACAATTTCTGTTGCTGATAATGGCCCAAATTTCCCTGAAGGATTATTAAGTGGTCATGGTTTGCAAACTGTGCACGATTTATTGCGTTTAAATTATAAAGACAAGGCTTCTTTAAATTGGACGAATCATCCAAAGAAAAAAATTACAATTACAATTCTTGATAAAAAATAA